A genomic segment from Desulfurispirillum indicum S5 encodes:
- a CDS encoding P-loop NTPase, with translation MKASSGQQTKILAIGGGKGGVGKTLISSNIAILLAKYGKRTIVIDADFGCSNLHTCLGMGKPDRSLADFVSKPARISDMEDVAVETPYPNLRLISAHVDVTPLINMHHATKGKFIRSVQKLKADYVILDLGAGSTQDRIDMFLTADWGVVVVTPEPTSVENVYSFLKNCIFRMTMELFKGNSVITDILKKYAENPQQTFKTRHLIEEIGEFRPEMAEKLQNTLKEVRPLIIMNMVREDGDRRVGQGLEEIIRKYLLLEAKFIGYLPYDMAVVQHMREARPVAAADENATSVKSLKNIVGQINFMNKNSETP, from the coding sequence ATGAAGGCAAGTAGTGGACAACAGACCAAAATTCTGGCTATCGGCGGCGGCAAAGGAGGGGTCGGCAAAACCCTGATATCATCCAACATCGCTATACTGCTGGCCAAATACGGCAAGCGCACTATCGTCATAGACGCTGATTTTGGCTGCAGTAACCTGCATACCTGCCTGGGAATGGGGAAACCCGACCGTTCCCTGGCGGATTTTGTTTCCAAGCCAGCTCGTATCAGTGATATGGAAGATGTCGCCGTTGAAACACCTTATCCCAATCTGCGGCTCATTTCCGCCCACGTGGACGTAACGCCGCTTATCAACATGCACCATGCCACGAAAGGCAAGTTCATACGCTCCGTCCAGAAGCTCAAGGCCGATTACGTCATTCTTGACCTGGGCGCAGGCAGCACCCAGGATCGCATTGACATGTTCCTGACAGCTGACTGGGGCGTCGTGGTGGTAACACCGGAACCCACCAGCGTGGAAAACGTCTACAGCTTTCTGAAAAACTGTATTTTCCGCATGACCATGGAACTGTTCAAGGGGAACTCCGTTATTACCGATATACTGAAGAAGTACGCCGAGAACCCTCAACAGACCTTCAAGACCCGCCATCTCATTGAGGAGATCGGGGAGTTCCGGCCGGAAATGGCTGAAAAGCTGCAGAACACCCTGAAGGAAGTCCGTCCACTGATCATCATGAACATGGTCCGTGAAGACGGTGACCGCAGGGTCGGACAGGGCCTGGAGGAGATCATCCGCAAGTACCTGCTGCTGGAAGCGAAGTTTATCGGCTACCTGCCCTACGACATGGCCGTGGTACAGCATATGCGCGAAGCTCGTCCCGTGGCGGCAGCCGATGAGAACGCCACTTCCGTGAAGTCGCTCAAGAATATCGTCGGTCAGATCAATTTCATGAATAAAAACAGCGAAACACCGTAG
- a CDS encoding DUF2062 domain-containing protein: MRIQKRRRANRQRVYLRLWRRRLRPYVDLRGWYQRIIHLDAPPKKIAISFAIGVYIAFIPLLGVQTALSIALSWLLRLNVVAVVSGSLFTNPVTFVPLLWISFHAGMLVYPYGENQEFEWTSLGMDNALEVMKPYLIQLLIGLGVVGLCCAAASYFLTLFLIKRYREHHEGK, from the coding sequence ATGAGGATACAGAAGCGCCGGAGAGCTAACCGGCAGAGAGTCTACCTGCGACTGTGGCGACGGCGACTGCGCCCCTATGTGGATTTGCGAGGGTGGTACCAGCGCATCATCCACCTGGACGCGCCTCCCAAAAAGATTGCAATTTCCTTTGCAATAGGGGTATATATTGCATTTATCCCTCTGCTTGGTGTGCAGACGGCTTTGTCCATTGCGCTTTCATGGCTGTTGCGCCTGAACGTGGTAGCCGTTGTCTCCGGGTCGCTGTTCACCAATCCGGTGACTTTCGTCCCCCTTTTGTGGATAAGCTTTCACGCCGGAATGCTGGTCTATCCCTATGGAGAAAACCAGGAGTTTGAGTGGACCTCCCTGGGCATGGACAATGCCCTTGAGGTGATGAAGCCCTATCTGATTCAGCTTCTGATCGGGCTTGGAGTGGTAGGGCTGTGCTGTGCAGCGGCTTCATATTTTTTGACTTTGTTTCTTATAAAGCGTTATCGGGAGCACCATGAAGGCAAGTAG